Proteins from a genomic interval of Youhaiella tibetensis:
- the nuoI gene encoding NADH-quinone oxidoreductase subunit NuoI encodes MRQFLNSLLLKEFVSAFALSMRYFFSPKPTINYPFEKGHVSPRFRGEHALRRYPNGEERCIACKLCEAICPAQAITIEAGPRQNDGTRRTVRYDIDMVKCIYCGFCQEACPVDAIVEGPNFEFATETREELYFSKEKLLANGDRWEREIARNIALDAPYR; translated from the coding sequence ATGCGCCAGTTCCTGAATTCGCTGCTGCTCAAGGAGTTCGTGTCGGCCTTTGCCTTGTCGATGCGCTACTTCTTCAGCCCCAAGCCCACCATCAACTATCCCTTCGAGAAGGGGCACGTGAGCCCGCGCTTCCGCGGCGAACACGCGCTGCGCCGCTACCCCAATGGGGAAGAGCGCTGCATCGCCTGCAAGCTCTGTGAAGCGATCTGTCCGGCCCAGGCCATCACCATCGAGGCCGGTCCGCGCCAGAACGACGGCACGCGCCGCACGGTGCGCTACGACATCGACATGGTGAAGTGCATCTATTGCGGCTTCTGCCAGGAAGCGTGCCCGGTGGATGCGATCGTGGAAGGCCCGAACTTCGAGTTCGCCACCGAAACCCGTGAAGAGCTTTACTTCAGCAAGGAAAAACTCCTCGCCAACGGGGATCGCTGGGAGCGCGAGATCGCGCGCAACATCGCGCTCGACGCGCCCTACCGGTAA
- the nuoH gene encoding NADH-quinone oxidoreductase subunit NuoH has protein sequence MDFVVSALNYLLGIPILGWGDTVGFIYKALLLLVALLVFTAFILLADRKVWAAVQIRRGPNVVGAFGLLQSFADLLKFVFKEPMVPAGADKVPFLLAPFVTVLLALSAWAVIPLDQGWAMADINVGILYILAISSLGVYGIIMGGWASNSKYAFLGALRSAAQMVSYEVSIGFVIVTVLLCVGSLNLTDIVIAQREMGLAHMLGVPWLSFLNWFWLPLFPMFIIFFISALAETNRPPFDLPEGESELVAGFMVEYSSTPYVMFMLGEYVSIILMCAMTTILFLGGWSSPIELPPFTWIPGVVWFVIKLCLVFFMFAMVKAFVPRYRYDQLMRLGWKVFLPISLAMIIVVAFVLQLTGWGWHGGVA, from the coding sequence ATGGACTTCGTTGTTTCAGCGCTGAACTACCTGCTCGGCATCCCCATCCTGGGTTGGGGTGACACGGTTGGTTTCATCTACAAGGCGCTGCTGCTGCTCGTTGCGCTCTTGGTCTTCACCGCCTTCATCCTTCTGGCGGACCGCAAGGTCTGGGCCGCGGTCCAGATCCGTCGCGGCCCCAACGTGGTGGGTGCGTTCGGCCTGCTCCAGAGCTTTGCCGACCTTCTGAAGTTCGTCTTCAAGGAACCGATGGTCCCTGCCGGCGCGGACAAGGTGCCGTTCCTGCTGGCGCCGTTCGTCACCGTGCTGCTGGCGCTCTCGGCCTGGGCGGTGATCCCGCTCGACCAGGGCTGGGCCATGGCCGATATCAATGTCGGCATCCTCTACATCCTGGCGATCTCATCGCTCGGCGTTTACGGCATCATCATGGGCGGCTGGGCTTCGAACTCGAAGTACGCTTTCCTCGGTGCCCTGCGCTCGGCGGCGCAGATGGTGTCCTACGAAGTCTCGATCGGCTTCGTGATCGTCACCGTGCTGCTTTGCGTGGGCTCGCTCAACCTCACCGATATCGTGATCGCGCAGCGCGAAATGGGCTTGGCCCATATGCTCGGCGTGCCGTGGCTCAGCTTCCTCAACTGGTTCTGGCTGCCGCTCTTCCCGATGTTCATCATCTTCTTCATCTCGGCGCTTGCCGAGACGAACCGCCCGCCGTTCGACCTGCCGGAAGGCGAGTCCGAGCTCGTGGCCGGCTTCATGGTCGAGTATTCGTCCACGCCCTACGTGATGTTCATGCTGGGCGAGTACGTCTCGATCATCCTGATGTGCGCCATGACGACGATCCTCTTCCTTGGAGGCTGGTCTTCGCCCATCGAGCTGCCGCCGTTCACCTGGATCCCCGGCGTGGTCTGGTTCGTCATCAAGCTCTGCCTGGTGTTCTTCATGTTCGCCATGGTCAAGGCCTTCGTCCCCCGTTACCGCTACGACCAGCTCATGCGGCTCGGCTGGAAGGTGTTCCTGCCCATTTCCCTGGCGATGATCATCGTCGTCGCCTTCGTTCTCCAGCTCACCGGCTGGGGCTGGCATGGAGGAGTGGCCTGA
- a CDS encoding NADH-quinone oxidoreductase subunit J: MTLPLFFFYIFAIIAVASAAMVIFSRNPVHSVLFLILTFVNAAGLFMLAGAEFLALILIVVYVGAVAVLFLFVVMMLDVDFAEMRQGMLQYAPIAAVVGIIFLLELLLLAGTFFISPDVVGQSVVPIDATIDNTRALGQVIYTRYVFLFQAAGAVLLVAMVGAIVLTLRHRTQAKRQNIAKQVARGKDSIKVVSVKTGQGLEG, encoded by the coding sequence ATGACCCTGCCGCTTTTCTTCTTCTACATCTTCGCGATCATCGCGGTGGCGTCCGCCGCCATGGTGATCTTCTCGCGAAACCCCGTGCACTCGGTGCTGTTCCTGATCCTCACGTTCGTGAACGCTGCGGGTCTGTTCATGCTGGCCGGTGCGGAGTTCCTCGCGCTGATCCTCATCGTCGTCTATGTCGGTGCGGTGGCGGTGCTGTTCCTCTTCGTCGTCATGATGCTCGATGTCGATTTCGCCGAGATGCGCCAGGGCATGCTGCAATACGCGCCCATCGCCGCGGTCGTCGGCATCATCTTCCTGCTTGAGTTGCTGCTGCTGGCCGGTACGTTCTTCATCTCGCCCGACGTGGTTGGGCAGAGCGTGGTGCCGATCGATGCCACCATCGACAATACCCGTGCGCTCGGGCAGGTGATCTACACCCGCTACGTGTTCCTCTTCCAGGCGGCAGGTGCCGTGCTGCTGGTCGCCATGGTTGGCGCCATCGTGCTCACCCTGCGCCACCGCACGCAGGCCAAGCGGCAGAACATCGCCAAGCAGGTCGCGCGCGGCAAGGACTCGATCAAGGTCGTCAGCGTCAAGACAGGTCAGGGACTGGAGGGCTAA
- the nuoK gene encoding NADH-quinone oxidoreductase subunit NuoK has product MAVAIGLGHYLTVGAILFTLGVFGIFLNRKNIIIILMSIELILLAVNLNFVAFSAHLGDLAGQVFALLILTVAAAEAAIGLAILVIFYRNRGSIAVDDVNVMKG; this is encoded by the coding sequence ATGGCAGTCGCAATTGGGCTCGGTCATTACCTGACCGTCGGAGCCATCCTGTTCACGCTGGGCGTTTTCGGGATTTTCCTCAACCGCAAGAACATCATCATCATCCTGATGTCGATCGAATTGATCCTTCTGGCGGTGAACCTGAACTTCGTGGCCTTTTCGGCCCACCTGGGCGACCTCGCCGGCCAGGTCTTCGCGCTGCTGATCCTGACGGTCGCGGCGGCGGAAGCCGCCATCGGCCTGGCGATCCTCGTGATCTTCTATCGTAACCGCGGCTCGATCGCCGTGGACGATGTCAACGTGATGAAGGGCTGA
- a CDS encoding biotin--[acetyl-CoA-carboxylase] ligase, with protein MKAAQGGDGGPIWFAALQQTDGRGRRGRPWVSPHGNLAASLLIVPDVDPTFAATLGFVAGVALNCALAAVLPQGKFKTGLDGADGDEGGKRARIALKWPNDVLADGAKLSGILLEAQKLADSRTAIVMGCGVNVVAAPEGTPYPATSLRDLGADVDAQAVFEALTQAWVDTYALWDQGRGIPEVLRQWRDFAAGIGAPVAVNRHGDIVRGIFETIDDAGRLVVRADDDTRIAITAGDVHFGTTASVAP; from the coding sequence ATGAAGGCCGCGCAGGGCGGAGATGGCGGCCCGATCTGGTTTGCTGCCCTCCAGCAGACCGATGGGCGCGGCCGGCGCGGGCGTCCCTGGGTGTCGCCGCACGGCAATCTGGCGGCCAGCCTCTTGATCGTGCCCGATGTCGACCCCACCTTCGCTGCAACGCTGGGCTTCGTTGCCGGCGTCGCGCTCAACTGCGCGCTGGCGGCGGTACTTCCGCAAGGCAAGTTCAAGACCGGCTTGGACGGAGCTGATGGCGACGAGGGCGGCAAACGTGCCCGCATCGCCCTCAAGTGGCCCAACGACGTGCTGGCCGACGGGGCCAAGCTCTCGGGCATCCTGCTCGAGGCGCAGAAGCTCGCCGATAGCCGTACCGCGATCGTGATGGGGTGCGGCGTCAACGTCGTTGCAGCGCCCGAAGGAACACCGTATCCCGCAACCAGCCTTCGCGACCTGGGCGCCGATGTGGATGCACAGGCCGTGTTCGAGGCCCTGACCCAGGCGTGGGTGGATACCTATGCGTTGTGGGACCAGGGCAGGGGCATTCCTGAGGTTTTGCGCCAGTGGCGCGATTTCGCGGCCGGAATCGGCGCGCCGGTGGCGGTGAATCGCCACGGCGACATCGTCCGCGGAATCTTCGAGACGATAGACGACGCCGGCAGGCTGGTCGTGCGCGCGGATGACGACACGCGCATCGCGATAACCGCCGGCGACGTCCATTTCGGTACGACGGCAAGCGTCGCGCCGTAA
- a CDS encoding NADH-quinone oxidoreductase subunit M has product MTFDNSILTIVTFLPLVGALLLLFFPGRDEAAANTQRWIALITTLVTFVLTLMVWAHFDPANAGFQMVVNVPWIGESIGYRMGVDGISVLFIPLTGLLMPMCVLASWDSVHNRVREYLIVFLVLETLMLGVFSTLDGAMFYVFFEGTLLPMFLIIGIWGGARRIQAAYKFFFYTFVGSVLMLLAIMAIYWQAGTLDIAKLLTFKFDKSVQPWLWIAFFASFAVKMPMWPFHRWLPEAHVEAPTGGSVILAAILLKLGGYGFLRFSLPMFPDASAQFANFVFVLSVAAIILTSLIALVQTDMKKLIAYSSVAHMGFVTMGIFAGNVYGVQGAIFQMISHGIVSGALFFIVGVVYDRMHTREISAYGGLVERMPRYAFVFMIFTMANVGLPGTSGFIGEFLTLLGTFQINTWVAAFATTGVILSACYALYLYRRVVFGALTKEALMGILDLNWREAAILIPLAVLTIYFGVYPAPILDATRTAVDLLVTNFSAAVGHVPAAVAAH; this is encoded by the coding sequence ATGACGTTCGACAACTCCATCCTGACCATCGTCACATTCCTGCCGCTGGTCGGGGCGCTGCTGCTGCTCTTCTTTCCGGGGCGCGATGAGGCGGCTGCCAATACGCAACGCTGGATAGCGCTGATCACCACGCTGGTGACCTTCGTGCTGACCCTGATGGTCTGGGCACACTTCGACCCGGCCAATGCCGGGTTCCAGATGGTGGTCAACGTGCCGTGGATCGGTGAGAGCATCGGGTACCGTATGGGCGTGGACGGCATTTCGGTGCTTTTCATCCCGCTCACGGGCCTGTTGATGCCGATGTGCGTGCTGGCGAGCTGGGACTCGGTGCACAACCGGGTGCGCGAGTACCTGATCGTGTTCCTGGTGCTCGAGACCCTCATGCTCGGCGTCTTCTCGACGCTCGACGGCGCCATGTTCTACGTCTTCTTCGAAGGCACGCTGCTGCCGATGTTCCTCATCATCGGCATCTGGGGCGGCGCCCGTCGCATCCAGGCGGCCTACAAGTTCTTCTTCTACACCTTCGTCGGCTCGGTCCTGATGCTGCTGGCCATCATGGCCATCTACTGGCAGGCCGGTACGCTCGATATCGCCAAGCTCCTGACCTTCAAGTTCGACAAGAGCGTGCAGCCCTGGCTGTGGATCGCGTTCTTCGCCTCGTTCGCGGTCAAGATGCCGATGTGGCCGTTCCACCGGTGGTTGCCTGAAGCGCACGTCGAGGCGCCGACGGGTGGCTCGGTCATCCTGGCGGCCATCCTGCTCAAGCTTGGCGGCTACGGCTTCCTGCGCTTCTCGCTGCCGATGTTCCCCGATGCCTCCGCCCAGTTCGCGAACTTCGTGTTCGTGCTCTCGGTAGCGGCCATCATCCTGACCTCGCTCATCGCGCTCGTGCAGACCGACATGAAGAAGCTCATCGCTTATTCGTCGGTGGCGCACATGGGCTTTGTCACCATGGGTATCTTCGCGGGCAACGTCTATGGCGTTCAGGGCGCGATCTTCCAGATGATCTCGCACGGTATCGTCTCGGGCGCGCTCTTCTTCATCGTCGGCGTCGTCTACGACCGCATGCACACCCGCGAGATTTCCGCCTATGGCGGTCTCGTCGAGCGGATGCCGCGTTATGCGTTCGTGTTCATGATCTTCACCATGGCCAATGTCGGTCTGCCCGGCACGTCCGGCTTCATCGGTGAATTCCTGACGCTCCTGGGCACGTTCCAGATCAACACCTGGGTTGCCGCGTTTGCGACCACGGGCGTGATCCTGTCGGCCTGCTACGCGCTTTATCTCTATCGCCGTGTTGTCTTCGGCGCGCTCACCAAGGAAGCGCTGATGGGCATCCTGGATCTCAACTGGCGTGAAGCGGCGATCCTGATCCCGCTGGCCGTGCTGACGATCTATTTCGGTGTCTATCCGGCACCGATCCTGGATGCGACCCGCACGGCGGTCGACCTGCTTGTCACGAACTTTTCCGCCGCGGTCGGGCACGTTCCCGCTGCCGTAGCGGCGCACTAG
- a CDS encoding ribonuclease J, which yields MNMGAYGFGPANRRKWIVVDCGVSFGGPDLPGIELIMANPEFLEENADDVLALILTHSHEDHYGAVLDLWPGFEKPVYATAFTAAMLAAKRAADAIVDEVPVRLMQTGKPFEVGPFTIEPINVAHSIPESCALLITTPVGRVLHTGDWKLDPSPVGSPPTDIERLKRIGADEGAPPLALICDSTNALKDGESPSESIVGDTLAALIAAAPYRVALTTFASNVGRVISIARAAEKAGRQVVVSGRALHRITGIARELGMMEGIAPFLDQDMYKSLPRDKVVLLCTGSQGEARAAIARIARGEHPAIDLNAGDQVIFSSWAIPGNEREVIDIQNRLIDRGVDVITQADGLVHTTGHPRREELKRLYDWVKPTVLVPVHGEAAHLQAHAKLGRDHGVPNVLEIRNGDLVRLFPEPMSFPGEVRSGELYLDGLVLCTPEESGVKGRRRLSFGGHIVVSLAVTGNGQVVSGPEVVIEGLPEVEDDDETIGEVVDKTIKGVLRSVPAKRRGDVEMLNSALHRAIRAEVNSFWGRKPNVTVFVHRV from the coding sequence ATGAACATGGGGGCCTACGGTTTCGGCCCCGCAAACCGCCGGAAGTGGATCGTGGTCGATTGCGGCGTGAGCTTTGGCGGGCCGGACCTGCCGGGCATCGAGTTGATCATGGCCAACCCGGAGTTCCTCGAAGAGAACGCCGACGATGTGCTGGCGCTGATCCTCACCCACAGCCACGAAGACCATTACGGCGCCGTGCTCGACCTTTGGCCGGGCTTCGAGAAGCCGGTCTACGCCACCGCGTTCACCGCCGCGATGCTGGCCGCCAAGCGCGCCGCCGATGCCATCGTCGATGAAGTGCCGGTGCGCCTGATGCAGACCGGCAAGCCGTTCGAAGTCGGCCCGTTCACCATCGAGCCGATCAACGTCGCGCACTCGATTCCCGAAAGCTGCGCGCTCCTGATCACCACGCCGGTGGGCCGTGTGCTTCACACCGGCGACTGGAAGCTCGATCCGTCTCCCGTCGGCAGCCCGCCGACCGACATCGAGCGTTTGAAGCGCATCGGCGCCGATGAAGGCGCGCCGCCGCTGGCGCTCATCTGCGACAGCACCAATGCGCTCAAGGACGGCGAGAGCCCGAGCGAATCCATCGTCGGCGATACGCTGGCCGCGCTCATTGCTGCAGCGCCCTATCGCGTGGCGCTCACGACCTTCGCCTCCAATGTGGGACGCGTGATTTCGATCGCCCGCGCGGCCGAGAAGGCCGGACGTCAGGTCGTGGTGTCGGGCAGGGCGCTTCACCGCATCACCGGCATCGCCCGTGAGCTGGGCATGATGGAAGGCATCGCGCCGTTCCTCGACCAGGACATGTACAAGAGCCTGCCGCGCGACAAGGTCGTGCTGCTGTGCACCGGCTCGCAGGGCGAAGCCCGTGCGGCCATCGCCCGCATCGCGCGCGGCGAGCACCCGGCGATCGACCTCAATGCCGGCGACCAGGTGATCTTCTCGTCCTGGGCGATCCCCGGCAACGAGCGCGAAGTCATCGACATTCAGAACCGCCTCATCGACCGCGGCGTCGACGTCATCACGCAGGCCGATGGCCTGGTGCACACGACCGGCCACCCGCGCCGCGAGGAGCTCAAGCGCCTTTACGACTGGGTCAAGCCGACGGTTCTGGTCCCCGTGCATGGCGAGGCTGCGCACCTTCAGGCCCATGCCAAGCTCGGCCGCGACCATGGCGTTCCGAACGTCCTCGAGATCCGCAACGGCGATCTCGTGCGGCTCTTCCCCGAGCCCATGTCTTTCCCCGGTGAAGTTCGCTCCGGTGAGCTCTATCTCGACGGGCTCGTGCTCTGCACGCCCGAGGAGAGTGGGGTGAAAGGCCGCAGGAGACTTTCGTTCGGCGGTCATATAGTCGTGAGCCTGGCGGTCACCGGCAATGGGCAGGTGGTTTCGGGCCCCGAGGTGGTGATAGAAGGTCTGCCTGAGGTCGAGGACGACGACGAGACGATCGGCGAGGTGGTCGACAAGACCATCAAGGGCGTCTTGCGGAGCGTTCCGGCCAAGCGCCGGGGCGATGTCGAGATGCTCAACAGCGCCTTGCATCGCGCCATCCGGGCCGAGGTCAACTCGTTCTGGGGCCGCAAGCCGAACGTCACGGTGTTCGTGCACCGAGTTTAG
- the nuoN gene encoding NADH-quinone oxidoreductase subunit NuoN has translation MTSDITSFASLAPAYPEMLVAAGALVLLLLGVFSKKPNTIVLSWLAILVLLVAMALVILQPVGGIIFSGGFILDGFARYMKVLVLGGSAFALILSFSTNKENGLDKFEYPVLVLLATAGMMMMVSANDLMSLYVGLELQSLALYVVAAIKRDSEKATEAGLKYFVLGALSSGMLLYGASLIYGFTGHTQLDQITQVIASGGRNIGVVFGVVFLLAGLAFKISAVPFHMWTPDVYEGAPTPVTAFFATAPKVAAMALFIRLVIESFAPISQDWQQIVIFLSIASMVLAAFAAIGQRNMKRLIAYSSIGHIGFALVGLSSGTQVGVEGVAIYMAIYIVMTVCLFAALLSVRADGEAVEEISDYAGLAQRRPFVAAIIAILMFSLIGLPPLAGFFAKWHVFLAAIEARLFVLAVIGVLASAVSAFYYLRVIKTMYFDEPVRQFERVPSELAAVMAVTGFFIVTYYFTLGSPLASWAHTASGSLF, from the coding sequence ATGACCTCCGATATCACGAGCTTCGCTTCCCTCGCTCCGGCCTACCCGGAAATGCTGGTCGCGGCCGGTGCCTTGGTGCTGCTGTTGCTCGGCGTCTTCTCCAAGAAGCCCAACACGATCGTGCTTTCGTGGCTGGCGATCCTTGTCCTGCTGGTTGCGATGGCGCTCGTCATCCTGCAGCCGGTGGGCGGCATCATCTTCTCGGGCGGCTTCATCCTTGATGGCTTCGCCCGCTACATGAAGGTGCTGGTGCTCGGCGGCTCGGCCTTCGCGCTGATCCTGTCGTTCTCCACCAACAAGGAGAACGGGCTCGACAAGTTCGAGTATCCGGTCCTCGTGCTGCTGGCGACCGCCGGCATGATGATGATGGTGTCGGCCAACGACCTGATGAGCCTTTATGTCGGTCTCGAACTGCAGAGCCTGGCGCTTTACGTCGTCGCTGCCATCAAGCGTGACAGCGAGAAGGCGACTGAAGCGGGCCTCAAGTATTTCGTGCTTGGTGCCCTGTCCTCGGGCATGCTGCTCTATGGCGCCTCGCTGATCTATGGCTTCACCGGCCACACTCAGCTCGACCAGATCACCCAGGTCATTGCCTCGGGCGGACGCAATATCGGCGTCGTCTTCGGCGTGGTGTTCCTGCTGGCCGGCCTCGCCTTCAAGATCTCGGCCGTGCCGTTCCACATGTGGACGCCCGACGTCTATGAGGGCGCCCCGACGCCGGTAACCGCGTTCTTTGCGACCGCGCCGAAGGTCGCCGCCATGGCGCTCTTCATCCGCCTCGTCATCGAAAGCTTCGCGCCAATCTCGCAGGATTGGCAGCAGATCGTGATCTTCCTGTCGATCGCCTCGATGGTGCTCGCCGCGTTTGCCGCCATCGGCCAGCGCAACATGAAGCGACTGATCGCCTATTCCTCGATCGGCCATATCGGCTTCGCCCTTGTCGGCCTCTCCTCGGGGACGCAGGTGGGTGTGGAGGGCGTCGCCATCTACATGGCCATCTATATCGTGATGACTGTCTGCCTCTTTGCGGCTCTGCTTTCGGTTCGCGCCGATGGCGAGGCTGTCGAGGAGATTTCCGACTATGCTGGGTTGGCCCAGCGCCGTCCCTTCGTCGCTGCGATCATCGCCATCCTGATGTTCTCGCTGATCGGCCTGCCGCCGCTCGCCGGGTTCTTCGCCAAGTGGCACGTGTTCCTGGCGGCGATCGAGGCCAGGCTCTTCGTGCTTGCCGTCATCGGCGTGCTGGCATCGGCGGTGAGCGCCTTCTATTACCTGCGCGTGATCAAGACGATGTATTTCGATGAACCGGTGCGCCAGTTCGAGCGCGTGCCAAGCGAACTGGCTGCCGTGATGGCGGTGACGGGTTTCTTTATCGTCACCTACTACTTCACGCTCGGTTCGCCGCTCGCCTCCTGGGCCCACACGGCGTCGGGAAGCCTGTTCTAA
- the nuoL gene encoding NADH-quinone oxidoreductase subunit L: MIQAIVFLPLIGALIAGLLGRVIGHKVSEYITTGLLILAALLSWAVFIPYAFGGGAEAEAAAHGAATKVELFRWIQSGALDLRWVLRVDTLTAIMLVVVTTVSSLVHVYSIGYMADDPHRSRFFAYLSLFTFAMLMLVTADNFAQMFFGWEGVGLASYLLIGFWYTRPSANAAAMKAFVVNRVGDFGFLLGIFAAFAVIGSLDFDTVFHSLDSVKDARFHFLSWDFHAMTVVCLLLFLGAMGKSAQFLLHTWLPDAMEGPTPVSALIHAATMVTAGVFMVARLSPLFELSTVAMTVVLVIGAITAFFAATVGLVQNDIKRVIAYSTCSQLGYMFVALGAGVYSAGMFHLFTHAFFKALLFLGAGSVIHAMHHEQDMRNMGGLARKIPITYWMMIIGTLALTGVGIPGTPLGFAGFFSKDSIIEASYGVGGSVGTLAFWLLVVAAMFTSFYSWRLIHLTFHGEPRRGAPMHDHDEHSHVEPDAHGESHDSHDAFEHAHESPSVMLIPLFVLGIGAVFSGVVFYDMFFGHAEHITHFFQGSIAVNEHALEAAHESPLWVKWSATIAMIIGFVAAWQMYIRDTRIPQNLAKANPGLYQFLLNKWYFDELYDFIFVRPARWIGNALWRGFDDWLVDQTIVEGLGNRVKDLTARVVKLQSGYLYHYAFAMLIGVAALLTWAIASGGLLG, encoded by the coding sequence ATGATCCAGGCCATCGTCTTCCTGCCGCTGATCGGCGCACTGATCGCGGGTCTCCTGGGCCGGGTGATCGGACACAAGGTGTCCGAATACATCACCACGGGCCTGCTCATCCTCGCGGCGCTCCTCTCCTGGGCTGTCTTCATTCCCTACGCCTTTGGCGGCGGGGCCGAGGCAGAGGCTGCCGCGCACGGCGCCGCGACCAAGGTGGAGCTCTTCCGCTGGATCCAGTCCGGTGCGCTCGATCTGCGCTGGGTCCTGCGCGTCGATACGCTCACCGCGATCATGCTGGTCGTGGTGACGACGGTTTCGAGCCTCGTGCACGTCTATTCGATCGGCTACATGGCCGACGATCCGCACCGCTCGCGCTTCTTCGCCTACCTCTCGCTCTTCACCTTCGCCATGCTCATGCTGGTGACCGCCGACAACTTCGCGCAGATGTTCTTCGGCTGGGAAGGCGTGGGCCTGGCGTCCTACCTGCTGATCGGCTTCTGGTATACGCGTCCGTCCGCCAATGCCGCGGCCATGAAGGCCTTCGTCGTCAACCGTGTCGGTGACTTCGGGTTCCTGCTCGGCATCTTCGCGGCCTTTGCGGTTATCGGCTCGCTTGATTTCGACACGGTTTTCCACTCGCTCGACAGCGTCAAAGATGCGCGGTTCCACTTCCTGTCGTGGGACTTCCACGCCATGACCGTGGTCTGTCTGCTGCTGTTCCTTGGCGCCATGGGCAAGTCGGCGCAGTTCCTGCTCCACACCTGGTTGCCGGACGCTATGGAAGGCCCGACGCCGGTTTCGGCCCTCATCCATGCCGCCACCATGGTGACGGCGGGTGTGTTCATGGTCGCCCGTCTTTCGCCGCTCTTCGAGCTCTCCACCGTCGCCATGACCGTGGTGCTCGTGATCGGCGCCATCACCGCGTTCTTTGCGGCGACGGTTGGACTGGTCCAGAACGACATCAAGCGCGTCATCGCCTATTCGACCTGTTCGCAGCTCGGCTACATGTTCGTGGCGCTTGGGGCAGGGGTCTATTCGGCCGGCATGTTCCACCTGTTCACGCACGCCTTCTTCAAGGCGCTGCTGTTCCTGGGCGCTGGCTCGGTCATCCATGCGATGCATCACGAGCAGGACATGCGGAACATGGGCGGTCTCGCCCGCAAGATTCCGATCACCTACTGGATGATGATCATCGGCACGCTGGCGCTGACGGGTGTCGGCATTCCCGGCACGCCGCTTGGATTTGCCGGCTTCTTCTCCAAGGATTCGATCATCGAGGCGTCTTATGGCGTCGGCGGTTCGGTCGGCACGCTGGCCTTCTGGCTGCTGGTGGTGGCGGCGATGTTCACGAGCTTCTACTCGTGGCGCCTCATTCACCTGACCTTTCACGGCGAGCCTCGCCGCGGTGCGCCGATGCACGATCATGACGAGCACTCCCATGTCGAGCCCGATGCCCACGGCGAAAGCCACGACAGCCATGACGCCTTCGAGCATGCTCACGAGAGCCCGAGCGTCATGCTGATCCCGCTCTTCGTTCTCGGTATCGGTGCCGTGTTCTCGGGTGTGGTGTTCTACGACATGTTCTTCGGCCACGCCGAGCATATCACCCACTTCTTCCAGGGCTCGATCGCGGTGAACGAGCATGCGCTCGAGGCGGCTCACGAAAGCCCGCTCTGGGTCAAGTGGTCGGCCACCATCGCCATGATCATCGGCTTCGTGGCCGCCTGGCAGATGTATATCCGCGATACCCGCATTCCGCAGAACCTGGCAAAGGCCAATCCCGGCCTCTACCAGTTCCTGCTGAACAAGTGGTACTTCGACGAACTCTACGACTTCATCTTCGTGCGTCCGGCCCGCTGGATCGGCAACGCACTCTGGCGCGGCTTCGATGACTGGCTGGTTGACCAGACCATCGTCGAAGGCCTTGGCAACCGGGTCAAGGACCTGACGGCACGGGTCGTCAAGCTGCAGTCCGGCTATCTCTATCACTATGCCTTCGCGATGCTCATCGGGGTCGCAGCCCTGCTGACCTGGGCCATCGCGAGTGGGGGGCTCCTCGGATGA